The Arvicanthis niloticus isolate mArvNil1 chromosome 2, mArvNil1.pat.X, whole genome shotgun sequence genome includes a window with the following:
- the Mtln gene encoding mitoregulin: MADVSERTLHVSVLVAFASGVVLGWQANRLRRRYLDWRKRRLQDKLATTQKKLDLA; this comes from the coding sequence ATGGCGGACGTGTCTGAGAGGACGCTGCACGTGTCCGTGCTGGTGGCTTTCGCCTCTGGGGTGGTCCTGGGCTGGCAAGCGAATCGCCTGCGGAGGCGTTACCTGGACTGGAGGAAGCGGAGGTTGCAGGATAAGCTGGCGACGACTCAGAAAAA